A DNA window from Micromonas commoda chromosome 17, complete sequence contains the following coding sequences:
- a CDS encoding predicted protein, protein GRNGHHVKNTTSFGNPSRQQNYRQSHIYHPLGTTTPSISFLNWMLHRGTSNNLVHHRSEDASTQHASKQAAAEPPTAVLMTSVSPTASAAPATAVLPKNAVPPTATVLPNAADGVLPAFIGNETLRFSTVNRGCPQLGGLDVPHEKHCRLQHKPCAPHMRHIHQYNSFYWKYVYENDQGGEGNCQWDAQYGYGRKIVVTYAEGSSRWQLAQRLKESCGNFGIDTFIIHNRQTTKEAGIAFLEDWMDKFPTGIGNWVWKPFLLRFELDRAGPNDVLFWVDSDSVFIQDPTNYFCAAKARSVIIFENGIMDVETTKRDTMISLGGDTLDFAYTNTAVAGYMLVSNDHFGRQFLDIWSSAAVPTAWVRTQAPSTLGTDYFEFSGNPIPYNHQSDQSVVSIVAKLMGLKTYASPTPDTWGLLPEVVLRNRKQAGLPMHDVIRHNHGCDFGLPFWNSELNSTCSYDQWLQAKGI, encoded by the exons GGAAGAAACGGCCATCACGTCAAGAACACGACGTCCTTCGGCAACCCAAGTCGCCAACAAAATTACAGACAGTCGCATATATACCACCCACTCGGTACCACCACGCCGTCCATCAGCTTCCTTAACTGGATGCTCCACCGAGGCACCTCGAACAATTTAGTGCA TCATCGGAGCGAGGATGCGAGTACACAACATGCAAGCAAACAGGCCGCTGCAGAGCCGCCTACTGCTGTGCTCATGACCAGTGTGTCGCCCACGGCAAgtgcggcgccggcgaccgctGTGCTGCCCAAGAATGCTGTGCCACCCACGGCCACTGTGTTGCCCAATGCCGCGGATGGTGTGCTGCCCGCTTTCATTGGCAATGAGACACTACGCTTTTCGACGGTGAACCGGGGGTGCCCCCAATTGGGCGGTTTGGACGTCCCCCACGAGAAGCACTGTCGGCTGCAGCACAAGCCGTGCGCCCCCCATATGAGGCACATCCACCAGTACAACTCATTCTATTGGAAGTACGTGTATGAAAACGACCAAGGGGGCGAGGGCAATTGTCAGTGGGATGCTCAATACGGATATGGGCGTAAAATTGTTGTGACATATGCCGAGGGGAGCTCAAGATGGCAACTGGCTCAAAGACTAAAGGAGTCCTGCGGGAATTTTGGAATTGACACATTCATCATTCACAACCGGCAGACCACGAAGGAGGCCGGCATCGCCTTTCTGGAAGATTGGATGGACAAGTTTCCAACTGGCATTGGGAACTGGGTCTGGAAACCCTTTTTGCTGAGGTTTGAGCTGGACAGGGCGGGTCCAAACGACGTCCTGTTCTGGGTCGACAGTGACTCTGTCTTCATCCAAGATCCTACGAACTACTTTTGTGCTGCCAAGGCCCGCAGCGTCATCATCTTTGAAAACGGCATCATGGATGTGGAAACCACTAAGCGAGACACCATGATTTCGCTGGGGGGGGACACCCTAGACTTCGCCTACACAAACACTGCGGTGGCAGGGTACATGTTGGTGAGTAATGATCATTTCGGGCGGCAGTTTCTGGACATCTGGAGCTCTGCGGCAGTGCCGACGGCGTGGGTCAGAACGCAGGCGCCATCAACTCTTGGGACAGATTACTTTGAATTCAGCGGCAACCCAATACCGTACAATCATCAAAGTGACCAGTCTGTGGTTTCGATCGTTGCCAAGCTGATGGGGCTCAAGACGTATGCTTCACCAACCCCCGACACGTGGGGCTTGCTGCCAGAAGTTGTGCTCCGCAACAGGAAACAGGCCGGGCTGCCGATGCACGACGTCATTCGTCATAATCACGGATGCGACTTTGGGCTGCCATTCTGGAACTCTGAGCTGAACAGCACATGCTCATATGACCAGTGGCTTCAGGCCAAAGGAATTTAA
- a CDS encoding predicted protein, with translation MGAFAVPREIWRKRAGIFDKLQRNEGKSQYLSKLLHDWMFRWALPLNACSRAISEMAV, from the coding sequence AtgggcgcgttcgccgtccCGCGAGAAATCTGGAGAAAAAGGGCAGGCATCTTCGACAAGTTGCAACGCAACGAGGGTAAATCGCAGTACCTGTCCAAGCTATTGCACGACTGGATGTTTCGGTGGGCGCTGCCGCTCAACGCGTGTTCGCGCGCGATTTCAGAAATGGCTGTTTAA
- a CDS encoding Drug/Metabolite transporter superfamily (UDP-glucuronate/UDP-galactose), which translates to MRLSCALLVFCTCANAVSIKHSVRSGLKQPNPQILVLFVELSKLIISAIFLFGEKRFGIVGENTCLDAVSVSNFFLFAVPGILYTFCNNVPYIILRKMELGTYVMLSTIKIPTTATLMWLMLGKRLSRTQLYGVLLLGVGTVISLLDFHDGIALAGPTHAYLLTFLSALLSAFAAVWSEYMLKSSPQSINLQNMQLYFHSTLANMFFIGLTHGANFFAGFSSGLPDIADVGAWSSVVTLTGVGLLTSLVMKYADNILKLFLSGASMCVSRLLACVLFGDTFTTSHAIGLALVLFASYIY; encoded by the coding sequence ATGCGCTTGAGCTGTGCACTTCTTGTTTTCTGTACCTGCGCAAACGCAGTTTCCATAAAGCACTCCGTGCGCTCCGGTCTAAAGCAGCCAAACCCTCAAATTCTGGTTCTCTTTGTCGAACTATCAAAGTTAATAATCTCCGCAATATTTTTATTTGGCGAAAAGCGGTTCGGAATTGTTGGGGAAAACACTTGCCTCGACGCGGTCTCGGTGTCGAACTTTTTTCTTTTCGCAGTTCCCGGCATATTATACACGTTTTGCAACAATGTCCCGTATATTATTTTGCGGAAAATGGAACTCGGCACGTATGTTATGTTGAGTACTATCAAGATTCCAACCACCGCGACGTTAATGTGGCTGATGTTAGGGAAAAGACTGTCTCGGACTCAATTATATGGCGTGCTActgctcggcgtcggaaCAGTTATTAGTTTGCTTGACTTCCATGATGGTATTGCGCTGGCTGGACCTACCCACGCATATTTACTCACATTTTTAAGCGCCCTTCTATCGGCATTCGCTGCCGTCTGGTCTGAGTATATGCTTAAATCTTCGCCCCAGAGCATCAACTTGCAAAATATGCAACTGTATTTTCATAGCACTCTCGCGAATATGTTTTTTATTGGCCTGACCCACGGCGCTAATTTCTTTGCTGGGTTTTCCAGTGGATTACCAGACATTGCAGATGTAGGGGCATGGAGTTCTGTTGTTACGTTGACCGGAGTTGGACTGTTGACTTCGCTCGTGATGAAGTACGCGGACAATATCTTGAAACTTTTCCTGTCGGGCGCCAGCATGTGCGTATCGCGGTTACTCGCTTGTGTCCTTTTTGGGGACACCTTCACCACTTCACATGCCATCGGGCTCGCACTTGTTCTATTTGCATCTTACATCTATGA
- a CDS encoding Drug/Metabolite transporter superfamily (UDP-glucuronate/UDP-galactose) translates to ENRSRNMEALLALLALVIQNTALVILLKLSFRDGAEPYDPSTVVLNVEIVKLFVCSLTLWRHSADLLLRAFGEIPGQHLLLVPSVLYVLQNNLLFWGAQRLSPIVYIVCSQMKIFTTALVSRILLGTTLSTTQYWSLVFLVIGIIIVQGEGLKKRDQSVGPGFDSFVGVAAVLLASLTSGTAGVVLEKVYKAGQRNSNGSGSAVWARNIQLSIVSLPFAFVGTLFQDARSGQFWTGYDSVVVSVILLQAIGGIIIGFVLKYANNVSKCLAISVSICCCAVYSVARRDVQLTASLVLGLLIVSVSVFAYSLSPSGDETREQETQIGQPLKVFGRSSAPLK, encoded by the coding sequence ATAGATCAAGAAATATGGAAGCTCTTCTTGCATTACTAGCTTTAGTCATCCAGAACACGGCTCTGGTCATCCTGTTAAAATTATCTTTCCGGGATGGCGCGGAGCCTTACGATCCGAGCACAGTCGTTCTCAACGTGGAGATCGTCAAATTGTTTGTTTGTTCTTTGACCCTTTGGCGGCACTCTGCGGACCTCCTCTTGCGTGCTTTTGGGGAAATACCGGGTCAGCATTTGTTACTCGTTCCATCTGTTCTCTATGTTCTGCAAAACAACCTTCTTTTTTGGGGGGCACAGCGCTTGTCGCCGATCGTTTACATCGTCTGTTCGCAAATGAAAATATTCACAACCGCGCTTGTAAGTCGAATTCTGTTGGGAACAACGCTTTCCACCACACAATATTGGTCACTTGTTTTTCTTGTTATTGGCATAATAATCGTGCAAGGGGAGGGTCTAAAGAAGCGGGATCAATCTGTTGGTCCTGGTTTCGACAGCTTTGTTGGTGTAGCGGCCGTTTTGCTTGCTTCGCTCACCTCAGGCACAGCTGGTGTAGTGCTGGAAAAAGTTTATAAGGCAGGACAGCGCAATTCGAACGGCTCAGGAAGTGCAGTTTGGGCCCGGAATATTCAGCTGAGCATCGTGTCCTTACCGTTCGCTTTCGTCGGCACTCTGTTTCAGGATGCCAGGAGCGGGCAGTTCTGGACAGGATATGATTCAGTTGTAGTGAGTGTGATTTTGCTGCAAGCTATTGGCGGCATAATTATCGGCTTTGTTTTGAAGTATGCCAACAACGTTTCGAAGTGCCTGGCAATATCTGTATCGATTTGTTGTTGTGCTGTATACTCCGTCGCGAGAAGAGACGTCCAGTTAACCGCATCATTAGTTCTTGGTTTGCTGATCGTTAGCGTTTCGGTTTTCGCGTATTCTCTCAGTCCAAGTGGTGATGAAACCAGGGAGCAAGAAACACAGATTGGACAACCTTTAAAAGTGTTCGGAAGAAGCTCCGCACCTCTCAAGTAG
- a CDS encoding predicted protein, which yields MDSRQSQVYPGYSLHTIVKFLFAKELDRLVENVSNKSTRLVDANTHKIYSAVHCG from the coding sequence ATGGACAGTCGTCAAAGTCAAGTCTACCCGGGATACTCGTTGCACACCATCGTCAAGTTCCTTTTCGCGAAGGAACTTGATCGGCTGGTTGAGAACGTTTCAAACAAGTCAACAAGGTTAGTAGATGCCAATACGCACAAAATCTACTCAGCTGTACACTGCGGCTGA